One Pantoea trifolii DNA segment encodes these proteins:
- the pabC gene encoding aminodeoxychorismate lyase, translating into MWINGIPQTALSTRDRAVQFGDGCFTTAAVINGHIVMLDAHLQRLKEGCARLLMDAPDLAQLAAEMHHAAAQQTQAVLKVILTPGAGGRGYSRAGCQTPTRIISLSPWPQHYATLQQQGAVLHTSPIRLGRNPLLAGVKHLNRLEQVLIRQHLDQTGGDEALVLDTNGTVVECCAANLFWRKGNIVFTPRLEQAGVDGIMRRYLMAQMAANGQTCQLIDGSRDDVLNADEVVMCNALMPVLPVRQIDDVSFTARSLYQQLRASCPTMEAS; encoded by the coding sequence ATGTGGATAAACGGCATACCGCAAACCGCGCTTTCAACACGCGATCGCGCAGTGCAATTTGGTGATGGCTGCTTTACCACTGCTGCAGTGATCAACGGCCATATTGTTATGCTGGATGCGCATCTGCAGCGGCTGAAAGAGGGTTGCGCACGGTTATTGATGGATGCGCCTGATTTAGCTCAACTCGCCGCAGAAATGCATCACGCCGCTGCGCAACAAACGCAGGCAGTGCTCAAGGTGATTTTGACACCGGGCGCAGGTGGACGTGGTTATAGCCGCGCAGGCTGCCAAACACCGACGCGCATTATTTCGCTCTCGCCGTGGCCACAGCATTACGCTACGTTGCAACAGCAGGGCGCTGTGCTGCACACCAGCCCAATACGCCTGGGACGCAATCCATTGCTGGCCGGCGTAAAGCACCTGAATCGCCTTGAGCAGGTGCTGATTCGCCAGCATCTTGACCAGACGGGCGGCGACGAGGCGCTGGTGCTTGACACTAACGGGACGGTGGTGGAATGCTGTGCGGCCAATTTATTCTGGCGCAAAGGCAATATCGTCTTTACGCCGCGGCTTGAGCAGGCTGGCGTGGATGGCATTATGCGTCGTTATCTGATGGCGCAGATGGCCGCGAATGGCCAGACTTGTCAGCTGATTGATGGCAGCAGGGACGATGTGTTGAACGCCGATGAAGTGGTGATGTGCAACGCCCTGATGCCCGTTTTACCCGTGCGACAAATTGACGACGTTTCGTTTACCGCACGCTCGCTGTATCAGCAACTGCGCGCCAGTTGCCCGACGATGGAAGCATCATGA
- a CDS encoding MFS transporter, with translation MRSRKIGLGHYLAYGSGDFLGAGTTALTAAWLLYFYTTFCGLSPIQATFIFAAARVLDAVVSPLMGFLTDNFGSTWLGKRFGRRKFFILLGIPCVFSYSLMWVGDMSFWWYLLTYLLFDMVYTMILVPYETLVPEMTDDFKQKTRFSGARIGLAQLSAILAAFLPGVLIGWFGKDNPISFFYASLVFSVICALVLTLVWLFTWERDPNDFSAESRRAEQEKSQLTLLQSLKRLYTELASTLRIRIFRQHLGMYLGGYIAQDVFNAVFTWYVVFVLMQSAQIASNLMGTMAVMQFIAVMAMIPLCIRLGPAPAYRMVVVLFGLSALSYAGLWYTGMNDNFALLVLISGLAGLGRGGINYVPWNTYTYIADVDEVITGQRREGIFAGIMTLTRKASQAGAVMFVGIVLQLAGFSSGKATQVPAVGHTILAILSVGTLCVLACGFIISLRFKLNLQTHTVLREETLKMREAGRVVPERITPQAREVVEMLAGMPYENLWGNNNVGYLNRHKAAAPPLPTQPRSLPSLSTLINDRNEP, from the coding sequence ATGCGCTCTCGTAAGATTGGCCTGGGCCATTATCTGGCCTATGGGTCCGGGGATTTCCTCGGTGCAGGCACCACGGCGTTAACCGCCGCCTGGCTGCTCTACTTTTACACCACCTTTTGTGGGCTCTCGCCGATTCAGGCGACCTTTATTTTTGCTGCCGCTCGCGTGCTGGATGCGGTAGTGAGCCCGCTAATGGGTTTCCTGACCGACAACTTTGGTTCGACCTGGCTCGGCAAGCGCTTTGGCCGCCGCAAATTCTTCATTCTGCTCGGCATTCCGTGCGTGTTCAGCTACAGCCTGATGTGGGTTGGCGACATGAGTTTCTGGTGGTATCTGCTGACTTATCTGCTGTTCGATATGGTCTACACCATGATTCTGGTGCCCTATGAAACGCTGGTGCCGGAGATGACCGATGATTTCAAACAGAAAACCCGTTTCTCTGGCGCGCGTATTGGTTTGGCGCAGCTGTCGGCCATTCTGGCGGCGTTCCTGCCGGGCGTGCTGATTGGCTGGTTTGGCAAAGATAATCCGATCTCCTTCTTCTACGCCAGCCTGGTGTTCTCGGTGATTTGTGCGCTGGTGTTAACGCTGGTGTGGCTGTTTACCTGGGAGCGCGATCCCAACGATTTCTCTGCCGAATCACGCCGCGCAGAGCAGGAAAAATCACAGCTAACTTTGCTGCAGAGCCTGAAACGCCTCTACACCGAGCTGGCCTCAACGCTGCGCATTCGTATTTTCCGCCAGCATCTTGGCATGTATCTCGGCGGCTATATCGCGCAGGACGTGTTTAACGCGGTGTTTACCTGGTATGTGGTGTTTGTGCTGATGCAAAGCGCGCAGATCGCCTCCAACCTGATGGGCACCATGGCGGTGATGCAGTTTATTGCGGTGATGGCGATGATTCCGCTGTGTATCCGACTAGGACCTGCGCCTGCCTATCGTATGGTGGTGGTGCTGTTTGGTCTGAGCGCCCTCTCCTACGCCGGATTGTGGTACACCGGCATGAACGACAACTTCGCCCTGCTGGTACTGATTTCTGGCCTTGCTGGTCTTGGTCGCGGTGGCATCAACTATGTGCCGTGGAATACTTACACTTATATCGCTGACGTCGATGAAGTGATTACCGGCCAGCGTCGCGAAGGCATTTTTGCCGGCATCATGACGCTGACGCGCAAAGCCTCACAAGCAGGTGCGGTGATGTTCGTCGGTATCGTGTTGCAGCTGGCGGGCTTCTCTTCCGGCAAGGCCACACAAGTCCCGGCTGTCGGCCATACCATTCTGGCGATCCTCAGCGTGGGCACACTTTGCGTGCTGGCCTGCGGCTTCATTATTTCACTGCGCTTCAAGCTCAACCTGCAAACCCACACGGTGTTGCGCGAAGAGACATTGAAAATGCGCGAAGCCGGACGCGTGGTGCCGGAACGCATTACGCCGCAAGCGCGTGAAGTGGTCGAAATGCTGGCGGGTATGCCGTATGAAAATCTGTGGGGCAATAACAACGTCGGGTATCTCAACCGTCACAAAGCGGCCGCACCGCCGCTGCCGACTCAGCCACGATCTTTACCTTCTCTCTCTACCCTGATTAACGATAGGAATGAACCATGA
- a CDS encoding metal-dependent hydrolase, with protein sequence MFIVDSHCHLDGLDYEKHHRDLDDVIAKAAARDVKFMLAIATTLPDYYKIKQLVGDRENVALACGVHPLNQEAPYDVEEFRRLAAEDRVVALGETGLDYFYQQETKAQQQASFREHIRTGIALNKPIIVHTRDAREDTLAILREEQVEKCGGVLHCFTEDKETAAKLLDLGFYISFSGILTFRNAEQIRDAARYVPIDRMLVETDSPYLAPVPHRGKENQPAFTRDVADYMAVLKGVDIDTLAAATTENFSRLFHIPMSRLGG encoded by the coding sequence ATGTTTATTGTCGATTCCCACTGCCATCTTGATGGCCTCGATTATGAAAAACACCATCGCGATCTGGATGATGTCATCGCCAAAGCGGCGGCGCGCGATGTGAAGTTTATGCTGGCAATTGCCACCACCTTGCCGGATTACTACAAAATCAAACAGCTAGTAGGCGATCGTGAAAATGTCGCGCTGGCCTGTGGCGTGCATCCGCTCAATCAGGAAGCGCCGTACGACGTCGAAGAGTTCCGCCGTCTGGCTGCCGAGGATCGCGTAGTGGCGCTGGGCGAAACCGGGTTGGATTACTTCTATCAGCAGGAAACCAAAGCGCAGCAGCAAGCCTCGTTTCGTGAGCACATTCGCACTGGTATCGCACTGAATAAACCGATCATTGTGCACACGCGTGATGCGCGTGAAGACACGTTGGCGATTCTGCGCGAAGAGCAGGTGGAGAAGTGCGGCGGCGTGCTGCACTGTTTTACCGAAGATAAAGAAACCGCAGCGAAACTGCTGGATCTCGGTTTTTATATCTCTTTCTCAGGCATTCTGACTTTCCGCAACGCCGAACAAATTCGCGATGCGGCGCGCTATGTGCCGATTGATCGCATGCTGGTAGAAACCGATTCGCCGTATCTGGCGCCGGTACCGCACCGTGGCAAAGAGAATCAGCCAGCGTTTACGCGTGATGTGGCAGATTATATGGCGGTATTAAAAGGCGTGGATATCGATACCCTCGCCGCTGCCACCACTGAAAACTTCTCCCGCCTGTTCCACATCCCGATGAGTCGTCTCGGCGGCTAA
- the ptsG gene encoding PTS glucose transporter subunit IIBC produces the protein MFKNAFANLQKVGKSLMLPVSVLPIAGILLGVGSANFSWLPEVVSHVMAEAGGSVFANMPLIFAIGVALGFTNNDGVSALAAVVAYGIMVKTMAVVAPLVLHMPAGEIEAKHLADTGVLGGIIAGSIAAYMFNRFYRIKLPEYLGFFAGKRFVPIISGLAAIFTGVVLSFIWPPIGTAIQDFSQWAAYQNPVVAFGLYGLIERSLVPFGLHHIWNVPFQMQIGEFTNAAGQVFHGDIPRYMAGDPTAGKLSGGFLFKMYGLPAAAIAIWHTAKPENRAKVGGIMISAALTSFLTGITEPIEFAFMFVAPILYVIHAILAGLAFPICILLGMRDGTSFSHGLIDFIVLSGNSSKIWLFPIVGIIYGLIYYTVFRFLIVKLNLKTPGREDTAMEQSSATGSEMAGKLVTAFGGKENITNLDACITRLRVSVADVGKVDQAELKSLGARGVVVAGSGVQAIFGTKSDNLKTEMDDYIRSM, from the coding sequence ATGTTCAAGAACGCATTTGCGAACCTGCAGAAAGTAGGTAAATCGCTGATGTTGCCGGTATCGGTTCTGCCGATTGCCGGTATTTTGTTAGGTGTTGGTTCAGCAAACTTCAGCTGGCTGCCGGAAGTGGTTTCCCACGTCATGGCCGAAGCGGGTGGTTCGGTGTTTGCCAATATGCCGCTGATCTTTGCAATCGGTGTGGCGCTTGGCTTTACCAATAACGATGGCGTGTCTGCGCTGGCGGCTGTGGTTGCTTACGGCATCATGGTGAAAACCATGGCGGTGGTTGCGCCATTGGTACTGCATATGCCTGCCGGAGAAATCGAGGCCAAGCATCTTGCCGATACCGGTGTGCTCGGCGGGATCATCGCCGGTTCTATCGCGGCGTATATGTTTAACCGCTTCTACCGCATCAAACTGCCTGAATATCTCGGCTTCTTTGCCGGCAAGCGCTTTGTCCCAATCATCTCTGGTCTGGCCGCGATTTTCACCGGTGTGGTGCTGTCATTCATTTGGCCGCCAATCGGTACCGCAATTCAGGACTTCTCACAGTGGGCTGCGTACCAAAACCCCGTCGTCGCCTTTGGCCTTTACGGTCTGATTGAGCGTTCACTGGTGCCGTTTGGTCTGCACCATATCTGGAACGTACCTTTCCAGATGCAGATTGGTGAGTTCACCAATGCCGCAGGTCAGGTTTTCCACGGTGATATTCCACGTTACATGGCGGGCGACCCAACGGCAGGCAAACTGTCAGGCGGCTTCCTGTTCAAAATGTACGGTCTGCCAGCAGCAGCGATTGCGATTTGGCATACCGCCAAACCAGAAAACCGCGCCAAAGTGGGCGGTATTATGATCTCCGCCGCGCTGACCTCGTTCCTGACCGGTATTACCGAGCCAATCGAGTTCGCTTTCATGTTCGTGGCGCCGATTCTGTATGTGATCCACGCGATTCTGGCGGGCCTGGCCTTCCCAATCTGTATCTTGCTGGGTATGCGTGATGGCACCAGCTTCTCACACGGTCTGATCGACTTTATCGTGCTGAGCGGCAACAGCAGCAAAATCTGGCTGTTCCCGATTGTAGGTATCATCTACGGCCTGATTTACTACACCGTGTTCCGTTTCCTGATTGTGAAACTGAATCTGAAAACCCCTGGCCGTGAGGACACCGCAATGGAGCAGAGCAGCGCAACCGGCAGCGAAATGGCGGGCAAACTGGTTACCGCGTTTGGTGGTAAAGAGAACATCACTAACCTTGATGCCTGTATCACGCGTCTGCGTGTGAGCGTGGCGGATGTCGGCAAGGTTGATCAGGCTGAACTGAAAAGCCTTGGCGCACGTGGTGTGGTAGTAGCAGGTTCAGGCGTTCAGGCGATCTTCGGTACCAAGTCCGATAACCTGAAAACTGAAATGGATGACTATATCCGCAGCATGTAA
- the holB gene encoding DNA polymerase III subunit delta': MNWYPWLNQPYRQIIARHQSGQAHHALLVQAIEGMGDDALIWGVSRWLMCLQPEGLKSCGHCHGCQLMQAHTHPDWYRLEAEKGKSSLGIDAVRDVTEKLYHFAQQGGAKIVWLPDAAQLTEAAANALLKTLEEPPANCWFFLSVREPSRLLATLRSRCMTWHLSPPEEAHSLQWLQKQQPQPQEKLRAALRLSNGAPAAALTLLQPERWQARETLCETLIKALNGDVLQLLPALNSEDVSERLSWLISLLVDAMKVQQGARQWLSNGDRPYVVTQLAQRMNSSALNSSAQQWMQCREQLLHVAALNRELMLTDRLLAWGRLLTPATVG; this comes from the coding sequence ATGAACTGGTATCCGTGGCTGAACCAGCCTTATCGACAAATCATCGCCCGCCATCAAAGTGGCCAGGCGCATCACGCCTTGCTGGTGCAGGCCATTGAGGGCATGGGTGACGATGCGTTGATCTGGGGCGTAAGTCGTTGGTTGATGTGCTTGCAGCCGGAAGGATTAAAAAGCTGCGGCCACTGCCATGGCTGCCAGTTGATGCAGGCGCACACGCACCCGGATTGGTATCGCCTTGAAGCCGAAAAGGGGAAATCCTCACTCGGTATTGATGCGGTGCGCGACGTCACTGAAAAGCTGTATCACTTCGCCCAGCAGGGCGGCGCAAAAATCGTTTGGTTGCCCGATGCGGCGCAGCTCACGGAAGCTGCCGCCAACGCACTATTGAAGACGCTGGAAGAGCCGCCGGCGAATTGCTGGTTTTTCCTCAGCGTGCGCGAACCTTCGCGCCTGCTGGCGACGCTGCGCAGTCGCTGCATGACGTGGCATCTCTCGCCGCCAGAAGAAGCACATAGCCTGCAATGGCTGCAGAAGCAGCAACCGCAGCCGCAAGAGAAGCTGCGCGCCGCCTTGCGTTTGAGTAATGGCGCACCCGCTGCTGCCTTGACGCTGCTGCAGCCGGAGCGCTGGCAGGCGCGTGAAACGCTGTGCGAAACGCTGATCAAAGCGCTTAACGGCGATGTGCTGCAGCTGTTACCTGCGCTGAACAGCGAAGATGTGTCCGAACGCCTCAGCTGGCTGATTTCGCTGCTGGTGGATGCGATGAAAGTGCAACAGGGCGCCCGTCAGTGGCTGAGCAACGGCGATCGTCCGTATGTGGTCACGCAGTTGGCGCAAAGAATGAATAGCAGTGCGCTCAACAGCAGCGCGCAGCAATGGATGCAGTGCCGCGAACAGCTGTTACATGTCGCCGCACTCAACCGAGAATTAATGTTGACCGATCGTTTACTCGCCTGGGGACGTTTACTGACTCCGGCAACGGTCGGCTAA
- the tmk gene encoding dTMP kinase — MKSKFIVIEGLEGAGKTTARDALVAVLHEHGIHDVVFTREPGGTPLAEQLRVLVKQGIDGEQVTDKAELLMLYAARVQLVENVIKPALARGAWVIGDRHDLSSQAYQGGGRGLDAQLMTTLRDAVLGDFRPDLTLYLDVTPEIGLQRARARGELDRIEQESLRFFERTRERYLALAAQDPSILTIDATQNIAGVTLSLQGALRNWLAGQSA, encoded by the coding sequence ATGAAAAGTAAGTTTATCGTCATTGAAGGCCTGGAAGGTGCAGGCAAAACCACTGCGCGTGATGCGCTGGTTGCTGTGCTGCATGAGCACGGCATTCATGATGTCGTCTTCACGCGCGAGCCGGGCGGTACGCCGCTGGCAGAACAATTGCGCGTGTTGGTCAAGCAGGGCATTGATGGCGAGCAGGTGACCGATAAAGCTGAGCTGCTAATGCTGTACGCGGCACGCGTGCAGCTGGTTGAGAACGTGATCAAACCGGCGCTGGCACGCGGTGCCTGGGTAATCGGCGATCGTCACGATCTATCTTCGCAAGCCTATCAGGGCGGTGGACGCGGTCTGGATGCGCAGCTGATGACCACGCTGCGCGATGCAGTGCTGGGCGATTTCCGTCCCGATCTCACACTCTATCTCGACGTTACGCCAGAAATTGGCCTGCAACGCGCCCGCGCACGCGGTGAGCTAGATCGCATCGAGCAGGAATCATTGCGATTTTTCGAGCGCACGCGTGAACGCTATCTGGCTTTGGCCGCTCAGGATCCCTCAATCCTGACCATTGATGCGACGCAAAATATTGCAGGCGTGACATTGTCACTTCAAGGCGCCTTGCGTAACTGGTTGGCAGGCCAATCCGCATGA
- the bglB gene encoding beta-galactosidase BglB yields MTVFPVKHSALLRQPEYLLPRTELVQLIQRLTHNLVNITDHSGEFLLRLDDGRVIDTKGWAGWEWTHGIGLYGMLHYYQQTGDQETLKIIDDWFSTRLAEGTPTKNVNTVCPFLTLAYRYEETQNAAWRPVLERWAEWVMYEMPRTEQGGLQHIVYNNENTQQLWDDTLMMSVMALAKIGQLLNRPEFVEEASYQFLIHTQYLMDRQTGLWFHGWTFDGRHNFANARWARGNSWLTIVIPDFLEMMNWPEQHATRRFLQQVLESQVKALSTCQHSSGLWHTLLDDPNSYPEASATAGFAYGILKAVRKHYLSPAYLPLAEKALRGVIGNIDEDGELKQVSFGTAMGNDLEYYRQIPLTSMPYGQAMALLCLTEYLRVYL; encoded by the coding sequence ATGACTGTATTTCCTGTGAAGCACAGCGCGTTACTGCGCCAGCCTGAATATCTGTTGCCACGTACTGAGCTGGTGCAGTTGATTCAGCGGCTAACCCATAATCTGGTGAATATTACCGATCACAGCGGTGAGTTTTTGCTGCGCCTCGATGATGGCCGCGTGATCGATACCAAAGGCTGGGCCGGTTGGGAATGGACACACGGCATCGGCCTGTACGGCATGCTGCACTACTATCAGCAAACCGGCGATCAAGAGACGCTGAAGATCATCGATGACTGGTTCAGCACGCGGCTGGCAGAAGGCACGCCAACCAAGAACGTCAATACCGTTTGTCCGTTCCTGACGCTGGCGTATCGCTATGAAGAGACGCAAAATGCCGCATGGCGGCCGGTGCTGGAGCGTTGGGCTGAATGGGTGATGTATGAGATGCCGCGCACCGAGCAAGGCGGCCTGCAGCACATCGTCTACAACAACGAAAACACCCAGCAGCTGTGGGATGACACCTTGATGATGAGCGTGATGGCGCTGGCGAAGATTGGTCAGCTGCTGAATCGTCCCGAGTTTGTCGAAGAAGCCAGCTATCAGTTCCTGATTCATACCCAATATTTAATGGATCGCCAAACCGGTTTGTGGTTCCACGGCTGGACGTTTGATGGGCGGCACAACTTCGCCAACGCACGTTGGGCGCGCGGCAACAGCTGGCTGACTATCGTTATTCCTGATTTCCTCGAGATGATGAACTGGCCGGAACAGCATGCCACGCGGCGTTTCCTGCAGCAGGTGCTGGAGAGCCAGGTGAAGGCGCTGAGCACCTGTCAGCACAGCAGCGGTTTGTGGCACACCTTGCTCGACGATCCCAACAGCTATCCTGAAGCCTCCGCCACCGCCGGTTTCGCCTATGGCATTCTTAAAGCGGTGCGCAAACACTACCTCTCGCCCGCGTATTTGCCGCTGGCGGAGAAAGCATTGCGTGGCGTGATCGGTAATATCGATGAGGATGGGGAACTGAAGCAGGTGTCGTTCGGAACGGCGATGGGCAACGATCTGGAGTATTACCGCCAGATACCGCTCACCTCGATGCCGTATGGTCAGGCGATGGCGCTGCTGTGTTTGACGGAGTATTTGCGGGTTTATTTATAA
- the mltG gene encoding endolytic transglycosylase MltG translates to MTRMKKILAGVVVVAGLAAAFSYWQIERLADTPLTLQQETIYTLPAGSGRVVLEAQLESQHIIPQSIWFGPLLKLEPELARFKAGTYRLETGMTVRQLLQLLASGKEAQFPVRFIEGSRLTEWLAELRKAPYLKHTLTDDQLTTVAAALKLDVSQLEGSFYPDTYLYTANTSDVALLERAHARMNKLVDEIWQGRVENLPYKKEQDMVTMASIIEKETGVSEERARVASVFINRLRTGMKLQTDPTVIYGMGDSYTGTLTRKNLETPTDYNTYTISGLPPGPIAMPGRASLEAAAHPEKTNYLYFVADGKGGHTFTTNLASHNKAVQVYRLAMKEKNEK, encoded by the coding sequence ATGACTCGAATGAAAAAAATTCTCGCAGGCGTTGTGGTAGTCGCAGGACTCGCCGCCGCCTTTAGTTATTGGCAGATTGAACGTTTAGCCGATACGCCCTTAACACTGCAGCAGGAAACCATTTACACCTTGCCCGCTGGCAGCGGTCGCGTGGTACTGGAAGCGCAACTGGAAAGTCAGCACATCATTCCGCAAAGCATCTGGTTTGGCCCGTTACTGAAGCTTGAACCGGAACTGGCGCGTTTCAAAGCCGGTACCTATCGCCTGGAAACCGGCATGACGGTACGACAGTTGCTGCAATTGCTGGCCAGCGGTAAAGAAGCGCAGTTCCCGGTGCGTTTTATTGAAGGTTCGCGTCTTACCGAGTGGTTAGCCGAGCTACGCAAAGCGCCATACCTGAAACACACGCTGACCGACGATCAACTTACCACCGTTGCCGCTGCGCTCAAACTTGACGTGAGCCAACTGGAAGGCAGTTTCTACCCTGATACGTATCTCTACACCGCCAATACCAGCGATGTGGCGCTACTGGAACGTGCCCATGCGCGCATGAACAAGCTGGTTGATGAGATTTGGCAGGGACGCGTGGAAAATCTGCCTTACAAGAAAGAGCAGGACATGGTCACCATGGCGTCGATCATTGAGAAAGAGACTGGCGTGAGCGAAGAGCGCGCGCGCGTGGCGTCGGTATTTATCAATCGCCTGCGTACCGGGATGAAACTGCAAACCGATCCCACGGTGATTTACGGTATGGGCGACAGCTATACCGGCACGCTAACCCGTAAAAATCTGGAAACGCCAACCGACTATAACACCTACACCATTAGCGGTTTGCCGCCGGGACCGATCGCGATGCCGGGCCGTGCTTCACTGGAAGCGGCTGCACATCCGGAAAAAACCAATTACCTCTATTTTGTCGCGGATGGCAAAGGTGGACACACCTTTACCACCAATCTGGCCAGCCACAACAAAGCGGTACAGGTTTACCGGCTGGCAATGAAGGAAAAAAATGAAAAGTAA